The genomic segment GACTGTTCTATCAGCTCAAAGGAGACTTCCATTTTGTTCTTCTGGCTCCATTCGATGAGCTTGGACTTGAAGTTGACTTCCTTGCGCGACATCTTGTCAAGGTCAATGTAGTTCTTGAGGATTTTCTCTTCCATGAACTGTTTGCAACGTTCGTAGCCCTGGTCCAGATAGATGGCTCCGATAAGTGCTTCGAAAGCATTGCCGTACATGTAGCTGTTGTGTGAGGAAGAACGGGTGGAGTATTTGACAAGTTTGTCCAGCCCTATTTCTACGGCCAGTTTGTTCAAGGTTTCCCGTTGCACGATTTTTGAACGGGTATTGGTAAGAAAGCCCTCTCGGCGGCCTTCAAAGTGCTTATACACAATATCTCCCACGATGGCGTCCAGAATGGCGTCGCCCAAGAATTCCAGTCGCTCGTTGTTCAATGGCCGCCCTTTCTCGGAACGGACAGAGGTGGACTTGTGTAGCAGGGCCTGCTGGTAGAAACGGATATTGCGGGGAAAAAAACCAAGTATCTTGTAAAAACAAAAATAAGACTCTCTGTCCTTACGGAATAAGAGCCTTATTTTGTCTATTTGGTTACGTAACACGACCGTATTATTCTGCGTATTTCTTGAAAATAACACATGCGTTATGACCACCGAATCCAAAAGTATTGGACAAGGCTACGTTCACTTCACGCTTTTGGGCTTTGTTGAACGTAAAGTTCAGGTCATAGTCGATGTTTTCGTCGTTGTCACCCTCTTCGTGGTTGATAGTCGGAGGAACAATGCCATTCTGGATAGCAAGGATACTTGCAATAGCTTCTACCGCACCGGCAGCACCCAATAAGTGGCCTGTCATGGATTTGGTTGAACTGATGTTCAGTTCATAAGCATGCTTTCCGAATACTTCCTGGATAGCTTTTACTTCCGAAATATCACCAACCGGAGTAGATGTACCATGAACATTGATGTAATCTACTTCCTCAGGCTTCATCTCTGCGTCTTCCAACGCATTTCTCATTACCAACTTGGCTCCCAAGCCTTCCGGGTGGGAAGCTGTCAGGTGATGAGCATCGGCAGACATACCTACACCGGCAACCTCTGCATAAATCTTGGCGCCACGTGCTTTGGCGTGTTCCAGTTCTTCAAGAACCAGACATCCACCGCCTTCACCCATGATGAAGCCGTCGCGGCTTGCGCTGAACGGACGGGATGCAGTCTCCGGAGAGTCGTTGCGGGTAGATAAAGCGTGCATAGCGTTGAAACCACCTACACCACAAGCGGCGATAGCTGCTTCCGAACCACCGCTGACAATGGCATTGGCCTTACCCAAACGGATGAGGTTGAATGCATCAGCAATAGCATTGGTAGAAGTGGCGCATGCAGAACAAGTCGCATAGTTAGGACCATGAAAACCGTACAGGATAGAAATTTGTCCGGCAGCAATGTCCGAAATCATCTTAGGGATGAAGAACGGATTGAACTTAGGACCGTTTTCTTTATGGAGGGCATAGTTACCTGCTTCTTCTTCAAATGTACGGATTCCACCAATACCGGCACCAAAGATGACACCGATTTTGTTCAAATCCTCATTTTCGACATCAAGACCGGAATCTTCTACCGCCTGCTTGGCTACGCCGATAGCGTATTGAGTATACAAGTCCATCTTGCGAGCCTCTTTGCGGTCGATATATTGATTGGCATCAAAGTTCTTCACTTCGCATGCGAATTGGGTCTTGAAAAGTGATGCGTCGAAATGAGTAATAGGTCCTGCTCCACTAACCCCATTCACGAGATTTTCCCAGAATTCGGGTACTGTGTTGCCAATGGGAGTAATGGCGCCAAGACCTGTTACTACAACTCTTTTTAATTCCATACTAAGAAATGAATGGATTAAGATTACTTAGCGTGTTCTTCGATGTAAGATACAGCATCACCTACAGTACCAATCTTCTCAGCTTGGTCATCAGGAATAGAGATACCGAATTCTTTTTCGAATTCCATGATAAGTTCTACAGTGTCAAGAGAATCCGCTCCTAAATCGTTAGTGAAGCTAGCTTCGTTAGTAACTTCTGATTCTTCAACGCCTAATTTGTCGACGATAATCGCTTTCACTCTTGATGCAATTTCAGACATAACTTTAAGTTTTTAATTAATAATTAGTTTTATTTCTTTAAATTTGCGGTGCAAAGGAATAAATATTTATTGTTCCTCGCAAATA from the Bacteroides eggerthii genome contains:
- the fabF gene encoding beta-ketoacyl-ACP synthase II codes for the protein MELKRVVVTGLGAITPIGNTVPEFWENLVNGVSGAGPITHFDASLFKTQFACEVKNFDANQYIDRKEARKMDLYTQYAIGVAKQAVEDSGLDVENEDLNKIGVIFGAGIGGIRTFEEEAGNYALHKENGPKFNPFFIPKMISDIAAGQISILYGFHGPNYATCSACATSTNAIADAFNLIRLGKANAIVSGGSEAAIAACGVGGFNAMHALSTRNDSPETASRPFSASRDGFIMGEGGGCLVLEELEHAKARGAKIYAEVAGVGMSADAHHLTASHPEGLGAKLVMRNALEDAEMKPEEVDYINVHGTSTPVGDISEVKAIQEVFGKHAYELNISSTKSMTGHLLGAAGAVEAIASILAIQNGIVPPTINHEEGDNDENIDYDLNFTFNKAQKREVNVALSNTFGFGGHNACVIFKKYAE
- a CDS encoding acyl carrier protein — protein: MSEIASRVKAIIVDKLGVEESEVTNEASFTNDLGADSLDTVELIMEFEKEFGISIPDDQAEKIGTVGDAVSYIEEHAK
- the rnc gene encoding ribonuclease III → MLRNQIDKIRLLFRKDRESYFCFYKILGFFPRNIRFYQQALLHKSTSVRSEKGRPLNNERLEFLGDAILDAIVGDIVYKHFEGRREGFLTNTRSKIVQRETLNKLAVEIGLDKLVKYSTRSSSHNSYMYGNAFEALIGAIYLDQGYERCKQFMEEKILKNYIDLDKMSRKEVNFKSKLIEWSQKNKMEVSFELIEQSLDRDYNPMFHTEVLIENLPAGTGTGYSKKESQQNAAQMALKKIKNDGNFKTAIETAKVQNHMIEENTAAEENATDATEKLSEADSHTLALNN